The following are encoded together in the Acanthochromis polyacanthus isolate Apoly-LR-REF ecotype Palm Island chromosome 14, KAUST_Apoly_ChrSc, whole genome shotgun sequence genome:
- the LOC110954878 gene encoding gap junction alpha-8 protein-like produces the protein MGDWSFLGNILEEVNEHSTVIGRVWLTVLFIFRILILGTAAEFVWGDEQSDYVCNTQQPGCENVCYDEAFPISHIRLWVLQIIFVSTPSLVYVGHAVHHVHMEEKRKEREEAELTRQQELSEERLPLAPDQGSVRTTKETSTKGSKKFRLEGTLLRTYICHIIFKTLFEVGFVVGQYFLYGFRILPLYKCSRWPCPNTVDCFVSRPTEKTVFIIFMLAVACVSLFLNFVEISHLGLKKIRFVFRKPAPAPAPSQGEGSAPLPLQAKSLPSLAMPSLQRAKGYKLLEEEKAPVTHLYPLAEVGMEAGRGAPPFQGLEEKAEEVMPMEDISKVYDETLPSYAQTTETAGVTLHEEEVEEVQPPEVEAEKLEEVVDEDVQVEEAVNEEAIPPAEAGMEAADTIEDTRPLSRLSKASSRARSDDLTV, from the coding sequence ATGGGTGACTGGAGCTTTCTGGGTAATATTTTAGAGGAAGTCAACGAGCACTCTACGGTGATCGGCCGGGTGTGGCTCACGGTGCTCTTCATCTTCCGTATCCTCATCCTGGGCACAGCGGCAGAGTTTGTGTGGGGCGATGAGCAGTCTGACTACGTCTGCAACACGCAGCAGCCTGGATGTGAGAACGTGTGCTACGACGAGGCCTTCCCCATCTCCCACATCCGCCTGTGGGTGCTGCAGATCATCTTCGTGTCCACGCCGTCTCTGGTGTACGTGGGCCACGCCGTGCACCATGTCCACATGGAGGAGAAACGTAAAGAGCGCGAGGAGGCAGAACTTACCCGTCAACAGGAGCTGAGCGAGGAGCGTCTCCCTCTGGCACCTGACCAGGGAAGCGTCCGCACCACTAAGGAGACCAGCACGAAAGGAAGCAAGAAGTTCCGGCTGGAGGGAACCCTGCTGAGGACCTACATCTGCCACATCATCTTCAAGACACTGTTCGAGGTGGGCTTTGTAGTGGGTCAATACTTCCTATACGGCTTCCGCATCCTGCCGCTGTACAAATGCAGCCGTTGGCCCTGCCCCAACACGGTGGACTGCTTTGTGTCTCGCCCCACAGAGAAGActgtcttcatcatcttcatgtTGGCTGTCGCCTGCGTCTCACTGTTCCTCAACTTTGTGGAGATCAGCCACTTGGGCCTGAAGAAGATTCGCTTTGTCTTTCGCAAGCCAGCCCCAGCTCCAGCCCCTTCCCAAGGTGAGGGATCGGCCCCTCTGCCGCTACAAGCAAAGAGCCTGCCCTCCCTGGCTATGCCGTCTCTGCAGAGAGCAAAAGGTTACAAGttgctggaggaggagaaagctCCCGTGACTCACCTCTACCCACTGGCCGAGGTTGGCATGGAGGCCGGCAGAGGGGCTCCACCCTTCCAAGGGCTGGAGGAGAAGGCAGAGGAGGTGATGCCAATGGAGGACATCTCTAAGGTGTACGACGAGACTCTGCCCTCCTATGCCCAGACCACTGAGACGGCGGGGGTGACATTACATGAGGAGGAAGTCGAGGAGGTGCAGCCGCCAGAGGTGGAAGCGGAGAAGTTGGAGGAAGTTGTGGATGAGGATGTGCAGGTGGAGGAGGCAGTGAACGAGGAGGCGATACCTCCAGCGGAGGCAGGGATGGAGGCCGCGGATACGATAGAAGACACCAGACCGCTGAGCCGACTGAGCAAAGCCAGCAGCAGGGCCAGGTCAGACGATCTCACCGTATGA